The following are from one region of the Anguilla rostrata isolate EN2019 chromosome 7, ASM1855537v3, whole genome shotgun sequence genome:
- the cideb gene encoding cell death activator CIDE-B, translated as METTSSLIKSVSRRVWSAPQRPFRACSCDRATRKGVTAGTLQELKERVAHALLLSSMSLSLVCEEDGTEVESEDFLLSLPDNTVLMGLEPGQTWTPSHKSQGGGVLFSSTNKKPRTGRDIARVTFDFYRLNPRDVFGSLSVKATFQGLYSISADFKCLGPKKVLREALRVASSLLQAVGHMLITSASVIRRIIEGAEHWQPHPSPEGSAYLSGHWD; from the exons ATGGAGACAACTTCATCACTGATAAA gTCAGTTTCGAGGAGGGTGTGGTCAGCCCCCCAGAGGCCCTTCAGAGCATGCTCCTGTGACAGAGCCACGAGGAAGGGCGTTACTGCGGGAACGCTGCAGGAGctgaaagagagg GTTGCACATGCCCTGCTGCTCTCCTCCATGTCGCTCAGTCTGGTCTGTGAGGAGGACGGGACGGAGGTGGAGTCAGAGGACTTCCTCCTCAGCCTGCCTGATAACACTGTCCTGATGGGCCTGGAGCCCGGACAAACATGGACCCCatcacat aaaTCTCAGGGGGGTGGAGTCTTGTTCTCCTCCACCAATAAGAAGCCCCGTACAGGGCGTGACATTGCAAGAGTGACCTTTGACTTCTACCGGCTGAACCCGCGTGACGTGTTCGGCTCCCTGAGTGTAAAGGCCACCTTCCAGGGCCTCTACTCCATCAGCGCCGACTTCAAATGCCTGGGACCCAAAAAAGTGCTGAg ggaAGCTCTGCGTGTGGCCTCCTCGTTGCTACAGGCTGTTGGTCACATGCTGATCACATCGGCCTCTGTGATTCGCCGCATCATCGAGGGGGCGGAACACTGGCAGCCCCACCCTTCCCCAGAGGGATCCGCCTACCTTTCAGGACACTGGGACTGA
- the tinf2 gene encoding TERF1-interacting nuclear factor 2, translating to MGDSILSSLSLPPSGRVRSTSQEMNSLSQSGVGPDSLSPAALTHPANRRQGSGSPIQPMNSQDLPFTPPKGRRVETAQATPIMSKEVESGVGSPHSLYTGVKLRSQASLDRGGERQEGAERKEGRGGACNEQEACFKQRRLEEEQRTGGGGENRAELRKSEHLRQERRSQREDRSGAPPSPPQEEAELSPLVISCLQRQPRVRLERLRLADIAPPALSSPRLPGSGVRSPRRPAPGAAVAASPRRGWCPGTRKRKLSSTVTPEKCLPNSSEKENSADSSLMWGTSPVLSLRTKSGGRDSLRPDCDDDIIIDSEDDEINNVKGRLFVKQYYRTKNNTFVPTLREFWGHSLA from the exons ATGGGGGActccatcctctcctctctgtccctacCTCCCTCTGGCCGAGTGAGGAGCACCAGTCAGGAAATGAACTCCCTTAGCCAATCAGGCGTCGGGCCTGACTCTCTGAGCCCCGCCGCTCTGACACATCCTGCCAATCGCAGGCAAGGAAGTGGTTCCCCCATCCAGCCCATGAATAGTCAGGACCTTCCTTTCACGCCCCCCAAGGGTAGGAGGGTGGAGACTGCACAGGCCACGCCCATTATGAGCAAGGAGGTGGAGTCTGGAGTGGGGAGTCCCCACTCCCTTTACACGGGAGTGAAGTTACGATCACAGGCAAGTTTGGACAGGGGcggggagaggcaggagggggcggagaggAAAgaagggaggggcggagcctgtaaTGAACAGGAAGCCTGTTTCAAACAAAGGAGACTGGAGGAAGAGCAAAggacaggtggaggtggagagaaCAGGGCGGAGCTGAGAAAGAGTGAGCATCTaaggcaggagaggaggagccagagggaggacaggagtggtgcccccccatcccccccacagGAAGAGGCGGAGCTTTCTCCTCTGGTCATATCCTGTCTGCAGAGACAACCCCGAGTCCGGCTGGAACGACTGCGCCTTGCGGACATCGCTCCGCCTGCTCTGTCGTCCCCTCGTCTCCCTGGCAGCGGAGTGCGGTCGCCACGGAGACCGGCGCCAGGGGCAGCGGTGGCTGCGTCGCCCAGGAGGGGATGGTGTCCGGGGACCCGGAAGAGGAAGTTGAGCAGCACTGTGACCCCTGAGAAATGCCTGCCGAACTCATCAGAGAAAGA AAACTCCGCTGACTCTTCATTAATGTGGGGGACGTCCCCTGTCCTCTCCCTCAGGACCAAGAGTGGAG GCAGGGACTCCCTCCGTCCTGATtgtgatgatgacatcatcatagaTTCCGAagatgatgaaataaataatgttaaaggGAGG CTGTTTGTGAAGCAGTACTACAGGACCAAGAACAACACCTTTGTTCCCACACTTCGAGAGTTCTGGGGCCACAGTTTGGCCTGa
- the dhrs4 gene encoding dehydrogenase/reductase SDR family member 4 isoform X1: MLRRVCRSLLASHIAGRRMMSHQNLTGKVAIVTASTDGIGLAAAQALGHRGAHVVVSSRRKENVEKAVALLQSEKIQVTGTTCNVGKREDRERLVKLTVEQCGGVDIFISNAAVNPFFGNMMDSNEEVWDKILDVNVKAAFLLTKLVVPHMEKRGGGSVVFVSSVAGYQPMQGLGPYSVSKTALLGLTRALAPELAHSNIRVNCVAPGVIKTRFSSALWQNEDVVEEFKKQLCIKRLGQPQEVGGVIAFLCSEEASYITGETITVTGGMGCRL; the protein is encoded by the exons ATGCTGAGAAGGGTTTGCAGGTCTCTGTTGGCCAGTCACATCGCTGGACGAAGGATGATGTCACACCAAAATCTTACTGGAAAGGTTGCCATAGTGACTGCATCCACAGATGG TATTGGTCTGGCTGCAGCACAAGCACTAGGGCATAGAGGGGCTCATGTTGTGGTGAGCAGCCGGCGGAAGGAGAATGTAGAAAAGGCCGTAGCACTGCTACAGAGCGAGAAGATACAGGTGACCGGAACTACTTGCAATGTGGGGAAGAGAGAAGACAGGGAAAGACTGGTGAAACTG ACTGTAGAACAGTGTGGCGGGGTGGATATCTTCATCTCCAATGCTGCAGTGAATCCTTTTTTTGGGAACATGATGGACTCCAATGAAGAAGTCTGGGATAAG ATCTTGGATGTGAATGTGAAAGCAGCCTTCCTGCTGACCAAACTGGTCGTGCCACATATGGAGAAGAGAGG GGGCGGGTCAGTCGTGTTTGTGTCGTCGGTTGCCGGATACCAGCCAATGCAG GGTCTGGGGCCATACAGTGTGAGTAAAACAGCTCTGCTGGGTCTGACCCGAGCTCTGGCTCCAGAACTCGCGCACAGCAACATCCGGGTCAACTGTGTGGCTCCTGGAGTCATCAAGACCCGCTTCAGTTCAGCA CTCTGGCAGAATGAAGACGTTGTGGAGGAGTTCAAGAAGCAGCTGTGCATTAAAAG GTTGGGGCAGCCGCAGGAGGTGGGCGGAGTCATCGCCTTCCTGTGCTCCGAGGAGGCCTCCTACATCACTGGGGAAACCATCACTGTGACAGGAGGGATGGGCTGCCGgctctga
- the dhrs4 gene encoding dehydrogenase/reductase SDR family member 4 isoform X2, whose product MMDSNEEVWDKILDVNVKAAFLLTKLVVPHMEKRGGGSVVFVSSVAGYQPMQGLGPYSVSKTALLGLTRALAPELAHSNIRVNCVAPGVIKTRFSSALWQNEDVVEEFKKQLCIKRLGQPQEVGGVIAFLCSEEASYITGETITVTGGMGCRL is encoded by the exons ATGATGGACTCCAATGAAGAAGTCTGGGATAAG ATCTTGGATGTGAATGTGAAAGCAGCCTTCCTGCTGACCAAACTGGTCGTGCCACATATGGAGAAGAGAGG GGGCGGGTCAGTCGTGTTTGTGTCGTCGGTTGCCGGATACCAGCCAATGCAG GGTCTGGGGCCATACAGTGTGAGTAAAACAGCTCTGCTGGGTCTGACCCGAGCTCTGGCTCCAGAACTCGCGCACAGCAACATCCGGGTCAACTGTGTGGCTCCTGGAGTCATCAAGACCCGCTTCAGTTCAGCA CTCTGGCAGAATGAAGACGTTGTGGAGGAGTTCAAGAAGCAGCTGTGCATTAAAAG GTTGGGGCAGCCGCAGGAGGTGGGCGGAGTCATCGCCTTCCTGTGCTCCGAGGAGGCCTCCTACATCACTGGGGAAACCATCACTGTGACAGGAGGGATGGGCTGCCGgctctga
- the LOC135258552 gene encoding schlafen family member 13-like: MRMCVFEISADDFHWTRRKNMQPVVLRGYPDQVLSVGRVTLGEQARKAMKQKQRKESKKKKGKENKENKKEKEDEEKEAEEENPKEKQKEAVLRAACALLNTGGGIIQMEAENQDYSYSTDALGQDLERALKELVNPARMDDFFEFSQQGTEFLMFVKSWCSSIRRARICSISTGLCQRSETSAEQVSSSAANELLQKKERKLSENSKIYQFYERNTVNANELLDFGESLTVDFKDFGSKNVLVRLRECLPRYISAFANTAGGFLFIGVNDARRVTGCGRGESEEKLETRVAEICSKAIAVHQHSCSKSHSWSAEHRIIPVLDKNVTESRSYVLAIKIPTFCCAVFEKDPDSWQIKDSQLSRLTADQWLEMMESTEPVIKLAGSFKQLSIKDTPPQCRTVYGFQGEHLKLLQDKLFPGMEMNKILFFLTRSWAVDIGRVRNSCVICDAVLICQNSLPCLYTVVEEGSPDAWEYATSTAFHLKQKLVNVGGCSERVCVVPKLVHCRTLELIPREQNSPDGGGGMLYPDCYTLGSEDQIRSVLRSLVIVLLSFTSALSDELRCKFLNLLTKEQFEFLQTYEDIRELFIHGLPGTAKPQHEERPAASAQSE; the protein is encoded by the exons atgcgcatgtgtgtgtttgaaatctCGGCGGATGACTTCCACTGGACTCGGCGTAAGAACATGCA ACCTGTAGTGCTGAGGGGATATCCAGACCAGGTCCTCTCCGTTGGGAGAGTGACTCTGGGTGAGCAGGCTAGAAAGGCCATGAAACAGAAGCAGAGGAAGGAgagcaagaagaagaaggggaagGAGAACAAAGAGAacaagaaggagaaggaagatgaggagaaggaggcggaggaggagaacccgaaggagaagcagaaggaAGCCGTCCTTAGGGCAGCCTGTGCCCTGCTGAACACTGGGGGGGGCATAATCCAGATGGAGGCTGAGAATCAGGACTACAGTTACAGCACCGATGCTTTGGGTCAGGATCTGGAGAGAGCTTTGAAAGAACTGGTGAATCCTGCACGAATGGATGATTTTTTTGAGTTTTCTCAACAGGGCACAGAGTTCCTCATGTTTGTGAAGTCCTGGTGCTCATCAATCAGGCGAGCACGCATCTGCAGCATCAGCACTGGCCTCTGTCAAAGATCTGAAACCTCAGCCGAGCAGGTCTCTTCCAGTGCTGCGAATGAACTCCTgcagaagaaagagaggaagctCTCTGAGAATAGTAAAATCTATCAGTTTTATGAAAGAAACACAGTGAACGCAAATGAGCTTTTGGACTTTGGAGAGAGTCTGACCGTGGACTTCAAGGACTTTGGgagtaaaaatgtattagtTCGACTTAGAGAGTGTCTTCCCAGGTACATATCTGCCTTTGCAAACACAGCgggtggatttttatttatcgGTGTTAATGATGCACGGAGAGTCACCGGATGCGGCAGAGGTGAAAGTGAGGAGAAACTGGAAACGCGTGTTGCAGAAATATGCAGCAAGGCCATCGCAGTTCATCAGCACAGCTGCTCAAAAAGCCACAGCTGGTCTGCGGAACACCGTATTATCCCAGTTCTGGACAAGAATGTCACTGAGTCCAGGTCCTATGTCCTGGCCATAAAAATCCCAACTTTCTGCTGTGCTGTCTTTGAAAAAGATCCAGATTCTTGGCAGATTAAAGACTCTCAGTTGAGCCGTCTCACTGCTGACCAGTGGTTGGAAATGATGGAAAGCACTGAACCAG ttatCAAGCTGGCTGGATCCTTCAAACAGCTCAGTATAAAAGATACACCTCCACAGTGTAGAACAGTTTACGGATTTCAAGGAGAACATCTGAAACTGCTACAGGACAAACTTTTTCCAGGTATGGAAATGAACAAGATACTATTCTTTTtaaccag AAGCTGGGCTGTTGACATTGGCAGGGTGAGAAACAGCTGTGTCATCTGTGATGCCGTGTTAATCTGCCAGAACTCCCTGCCCTGTCTGTACACGGTCGTGGAAGAAGGCAGCCCGGATGCATGGGAATATGCGACATCAACAGCGTTTCACCTCAAGCAGAAGCTGGTGAACGTTGGAGGCTGCTCGGAGAgagtctgtgtggtcccaaagCTGGTGCACTGCCGCACTTTGGAGCTGATCCCCAGAGAGCAGAACAGCCCtgatgggggtggagggatgTTGTATCCTGACTGCTACACGCTTGGCTCAGAGGATCAGATCAGATCAGTGCTGCGCTCCTTGGTTATCGTGCTGCTGAGCTTCACTTCGGCTCTGAGTGATGAACTCCGGTGCAAGTTCCTAAATTTGCTCACCAAAGAGCAGTTTGAGTTCCTTCAAACATATGAGGACATCAGAGAGCTCTTCATTCACGGTTTGCCAGGGACTG